The proteins below are encoded in one region of Chroicocephalus ridibundus chromosome 9, bChrRid1.1, whole genome shotgun sequence:
- the LOC134520396 gene encoding protein shisa-1-like: MARGILCALALLLALPCSPGQAGEYCHGWAGSLQRWHRGFQCPERYDSPEATLCCGTCSLRYCCSSREARLDQGRCPGDHQQPSPRPPVPVPVYLPFLLVGSVFVAFVVGGACVGICCCKCLKSQDEEQQSGLAPGQTWLLEPDLPSRLSSSSSATRSSLSSGPQTSNICMTLAPSLPIIGLAEDAQFLSPPRTGPLLHPSRTNHRIPTDHTAIMAPASFLKRTIYGHSANASPLGVTQGDQMMYSGVHV, encoded by the exons ATGGCAAGAGGAATTCTCTGTGCCCTagcgctgctgctggccctgccgtgcagccctgggcaggcaggggagtACTGCCACGGCTGGGCTGGCAGCCTCCAGCGCTGGCACCGTGGCTTCCAGTGCCCCGAGCGCTACGACAGCCCGGAGGCCACTCTGTGCTGTGGGACCTGCAGCTTGCGCTACTGCTGCTCATCCAGAGAGGCCCGTCTGGACCAGGGCCGGTGCCCTGGTGAccaccagcagcccagccccaggcctCCAGTGCCAG TGCCCGTGTACCTGCCGTTCCTTCTCGTTGGGTCTGTATTTGTGGCATTTGTTGTCGGGGGTGCCTGTGTTGGAATTTGCTGCTGCAAATGCTTAAAATCCCAGGATGAGGAGCAGCAAAGTGGACTTGCACCCGGCCAGACTTGGCTACTAGAACCTGATCTTCCTTCTCGCCTCTCCAGTTCCAGTTCTGCCACCAGAAGCTCGCTGAGTAGTGGTCCTCAGACCAGCAACATCTGCATGACTCTAGCTCCATCCCTTCCTATTATTGGGTTGGCTGAAGATGCTCAGTTCTTAAGTCCTCCACGCACTGGACCACTCTTGCACCCTTCACGCACTAACCACAGAATACCAACTGATCACACCGCAATAATGGCTCCAGCATCTTTCCTTAAAAGAACAATTTATGGACACAGTGCTAACGCATCCCCTCTTGGGGTAACACAGGGCGACCAAATGATGTACTCGGGAGTCCATGTCTGA